The DNA segment catttttagacagtcacaacctgcaaaatatatcaataaaacagaataaaaagtaaaggcgccataaaacctatagaattttgaaagcagacaaccaggcgtttcatttggcaattaacattcaaaatttcctctaaaatatgtacaaatccagaatacttatataaagaaaatctactttcctaaaacagtatcacAAAATAAAGGGAAtcagagagaaagggccacatttatcactttgtgcgcctaagtgtagtagttgcgcctaaattctggcgcactgttttccagaattatcacaagctacaaccatctgtgataagttaatttcctgcctcttattaatcaattaactttaacacagtttaggcgcaattttggcgcagtgttagattcaggcacttacatgtgatcctgctacaagctcctctctgcttctcccacagcccagcatgaagataaccctcacagcagcacccaggtgtgtgacaccctgcacccagtgacctcctcagcaggggcttcttctggaggggatcccccagtgctggtctcctgctgcacccctgtaattctacacagtatccccctcagatacactggtgatactgtgcagaattacatgggggacacttgtcagtactatgtgcaacattctgtaatgttctcttctctcttgttttgtaaatagaaggtgatgaactgtaaatagagtctgcagctcctgtctgcagagtatctcatgtctgtattatatgttctagtgtctgcagagtatctaatgtctgtattatctgtactagtgtctgcagattatctaatgtctgtattatctgttctagtgtctgcagagtatctcatgtctgtatgatctgttctagtgtctgcagtgtctggctgagctttgctgctagaaatgagctgttctgcaaagggtctcagtgctttcttctcacttaacgccaccttcgggttggagtgtttttgcgcccgtttttgcgcctaaattaaaagtcgtaagtgatgaatatcattaggcgcagcaaaacatctggattgctaggataaatgagggaaagctggttatttttgctgcgcagctagcttggcgtttagttgcaaaaatggcacaaaaacggtgcgcctgaatgaaaaggcgcaaaaacaacagaaaaaaaccattgatacatgtggcccaaagtgtgttcttagatagttctgcatagagaagggttaaaaacatgaatattagttgatattatcccttctcaaaatgtagtaacatataaagtgaatttttccattatctgtgaggtgcagcagctcctgtgtgcagcaaatgctccctgcagcctgatggctaaggatctggaggggggacacttcagggtgctatatctctggctctgtgacacatagaacctcacttcttttttcctatgaaagaagagagtctcctcttttatatgaatctaaatttgtgtttctaaaatgtaggaaaacggagatattaactgttaaactgccgttgggagtgatttttatatatataaaaatggcacctgatattctcactttaaacctgaatatctctggatccatagcacctagaaacaaaattcaagattcatttgaaagaagagattctcccctttctcccaggggccctgggcaattgccacctttgcctacccctagcgccggccctgtgtataatctactcagctactcctgctctataacatgctgcctgcagataggacactatgtacaatctcctcggCTCTGTTCACACTAAGATTCTATCAGGCCTCCTTGAACAAAGTAAGAGACTAATTGCTAAGGGGAATGGTAACAATAATTTtcaatgtatttgtatatttccaggaggaataacagaagaaTGATACAGTGAAAGTTCTAGAAAACAATTTACCCCAGATACATGAGTAATGATGACACCTCTTTAGGTGATCATTATTGTGACTACTCTGTACCTTACATTATGTATATTGATCACGGTATACTAATTATACACGCTCTGTACCGGTAGAGGAAGGGTCCCCCAGGTATTCGCTATTAGGCTAATTGGCTTCCATGTAAATACACAGCTCTTATATGGCAGACAGAATACTTATTTTTTGTCATGCTGATGCAATGATCCTCAGTTGCCAATACAAACAATATGTTATTTAGAGATGCCTTTATTTAGACATGGTGCCGAGGAGATATTAGTAGCAGCATCGCACGCCACGGCACAAGTCAAAGTACAGGCAGTGACAAGGACTCTTAGTCCTCAGCATTCCCTATGTGTCATTGATCTTCTGGATGTAATTGCCTTACAAAATTGGTTACAAAGTGTAGAAAACCCATTTATTATGGAATTTTTAGTTAATATGGTGGGGAGGGCGGCTCCTAATCATGATCCGCATCATGGGTACAGTGGTGTGCAAAGACAAGGAGCATCTGTCACTCTGGAGGATTTGTACTGTATGATGGGCactgtgtaatgcttcatttcacCTGTGGGGGAGCTGCAGAGAACTTCAAtactcaggcctcagtcacacgtTTTGCTTAtgaactagtgatgggaattacggctcttcttagagAGTTGGCTCGTTAGGCTCCACTCAcgaagaagagccggctcttctggctcctgaacggctccctattaaatatataatagggagccacaggccagtcagTGACCCCAcatcacaccacttttaacccgatttcaTCGCGATAAagggggtttagtgagccatcgtgAACGACCTATCATTATTATGAACGCAAACCTAGGGCgcaggggcgggcctcggcccgatcacatAGGGAGAACGCATTTGATTGTTAACCAGACCCCGGGGTCTTGTATTTAAACAAGACAACGTGGTCTGGTTACCAATCGAATGCTTTCCCCAGGATACACATATGCGATTGAGCCGAGACCCccaccctgtgcgctagcgttgcgttcataAGTGGAACATGTGACCACGGCCTTACTCAGGTTTTATCCTCTTAGCAGGAAGCCATTTTGTAATTAGCTTATAACAGACAACTTTTTTGTCAATTAGGAATTGTCTAACGGAGAGAAATCTATCAATGGTGTCACCCCCATTATTGTAAGTTATCCACATAAGTGGAAATATTGGGGATCCATAGGGTTCAAGTTCCAACCATAGAAACTACTCATCCCTTCTCCTTTGCTTTCTCCCCCTTACTGGATCACCCAAAGAGTCTTAAATTCCCAGAATTaccagcatgttatggagcaggaaaagctgagcagattgaacatagcAGCGATGTGTTATTCACGAACGAACCGGCTCTAAGAGCTGGCTCTTCTAcaggtgtcccatctgcaggtgtcaagttatagagaaggaggagctgagtagattgtacttattggggcgtatttactaagggtccgcttaTGCACCTTCATCGGACTTTCCGAGATTTTGGGGATTtgcgcggcttggacaggtatttatcaGGGGTCTGCGgtggcattgtgtcgcacgcgatcagattgtggcgcagctgcgctggcttccatgcaacacaaatcaggggtcaCGGccttcagatgatccgactgattcggactgagcacgggatttaatcaaattgtatcgcaagacaatgcacttacatgcaccaggaagaagaaggtgaactccgttggacttgagcagggaagtgacacatgcaggatatcgggcgcacaatcttagttaattgtggcacagtgcattatagtcggacaatgcactgtgccggtgAACGccgcgggaccaggtaagtaaatctgccccattatcctatgctcaggcaccatgttatagagcaggaggagctatgtttgggcagcaagttatagagcaggaggctttCTTTATCTGCTGCCTACAgctaggacaatatgtacaatctgttcagctcctcctgcacatAAGACACCGTGTTAAGTTAATAGGTTcaagtgacaggttttcttttatGTCTTAAGTGGGGATTTGCTTAATCTGACTTGACATAAGTGTTGTAAATGTTTAATGAGTTGTCCAGGGCCGGTATGACATCACTCATGTGCACAGAGGAATCTTGTTCTACAAGCATCTTCTCCCACATCCCTGTAAATGTTTAACATGTTCCTCTAAATTCACCAGAACAACAAGCTGTAGTTGTAAACCATGTTATGTTATGTTAGGGGTAATCTCCAATGCCAGAGCCATAACGTTAGGGGGtacagagggcgcagtcacaccTTGAGGGCCCAAAAGGTTTCCCTTCTCCAAATGAGCAAACTAGTAATTATAATGTATACATTATAGTTAGGGAGCCCGGAGACCAGCAGCTGTAAGTTACCATATGCTTGTCTCCATAGAGGTGGTGTAGTCTacataaaaaaatcagttttgagCGGTTTTGCCCACCAATACAATTTAGATCAGTAGGACAAGTGCACAGCCACCCCATTTCACCCTCTGGATCTTGTGCTCACCTTTCAGCAGTCCCATCAAAATGAATGAAGCTGAAGAACCCCTGCATGACCATTTCTCTGTTCAAACAGGACAATaaagaaattggggcacatttacaaagggtccgtcgGGTTTCGCGATTTTTTCCCATTTGCCCTGAatcgccccaggtttttggtgcacgctatcggattgtggcgcatcggcgctggcttgtatgcgacacaaatggggggcgtgaatgtcggacaacccgactgaatcTGATAAACCGcaaaatttaaaaaccaaattgtgtcgcaagatcagcactcagatgcatcgggaagaagcaggtgaactccgggggacctgagcggggaagcgacacatgcaggaaattggacgcacgatcttagtgaatcgctgcagctccgaatcctcgtcggacattcccgatcggtggcgtcaacgggacgggtaagtaaatgtgccccattgtgttcttatGACTGGTGGGGGGCCCGGTGGTcaaacccaggggcgtaacttgaggaggtgcagaggttgtggtcgcaATTCGGCCCAAGAGGCTTTAGGGGCCCAtaagatgtcactttcccatatgagaagactagtactataaaccatagattatagtcAGAGGCCTGgcgcagactttgcactggggacaTTTGCTTCTAGTAACGGGTTAAACCCATCCCCTTTTTGCACAAATTGCTGTTTTCTAACAAGGAGCTTAACAACAAAATTCACAACAGGTTTTtagaaaaaaacggatgcgtttttaaaaatattcggtttttaacggactgcttaaaacggaccaaaaccgggttcaaaataccatgtgtggcatcaccctcattctctggcagcaagcagagatctaggaagtaATGTagagtacacaatggggcagatttatcaagtgtctgaaagtcagaatatttccagttgcccatggcaaccaatcacagctctcacagcaactagaaatattctgactttcagacacttgataaatcttccccaatgtataATACTAGTGTCTGCTTTATTTCCAGACGTTGTGCACAGAGAGTCATTTGTAGTTAGTTTCTTCTGTATTATGACCTGTGGCACCAGGAATACATCTCCCATTAAATTActatgaatacttatcacctattGTTCACCGGCAGTACAAGTGGTGCTTTTATTTGCGCTTTTAAGTCACACTGACATTTTCCACCGGCTTTAGTTCATTTTGACACTGCGTATGTTAAAAAAGCAAAGTGAAATATCTCACAGAAACAGGATTGAAAATACTAGATGCCAAATGGTTCCTGTGCCTTTAAACCAGACAAAAATActttttgtattatattttatattcacaTTAAGATATTAAATTTAGATTGTATGTGATTGTGGGATGAAGAGCACATAATTACCAGTAATGAAACATTTTTAGGAAACCATTCATGTTAAAAATCTTTAGGCAGCAAGTTAGTAACATgagcagatatatatatagactgcTTCCCTTTATTTGGAAATGAATATATCCATTGATGCCATTGACACCCCAATATTCTTGTTATATGTTACTATTCCCTTAATTATACGAGGGTAATTGCTTGTATAATAGTGAATGTTAAGTAATTTAATAAACCACAGAAATGTATATTGAAGGGTTTATAACATAACTGCCGGTACCCCACAAGGAGCTACCGTACTTCACCTTTCTAGGATTTGTGGTGGTCCTGTTCTCAGTAATGGGTGGAGCGGCAGGTTGGGCATGCGTCTTATCGCTCTATTCAATTGTAAAGGAGTGGGCAGATTGCTCAGCACAGCTATCTCCAGTATTCTCATAGTCAAAGTGACAACATACAATTGGAGTGGTAGTAAGCATGCTCAACCTGGTGCTCCTTCAGTAAATAAGAATAATCCCGGTTCTGTGGGTTGCTGGGCTTCTCGGGATCCTTGGGGTCCCAGAAGTCTAACCCACACAAATCAGTTTAATATAAGCTATGGATAGGAGATAACTGAAAGGGTCCTGGGGATTGACCAGAGTTCCCCAGGTgcagtagtttcacaggctgttacactgttcagttACACTTTCCCCCCCATCCCACAGTGTGATATTATAGCCACCAGGGTGGAGGAAAGTGATCatccacagtgtaacagcctgtgaagctacagcacagatgggctctagtacagacccccagagaccttcaggctcataagcataattataaaagatgatttcagtagaaaggaggccatggtgattactgcagtcacagtgcctggatatttGACTAAGtgcccctggtgtatcatgcttgatttctaTTTCGTTTAAATAGTTGATACAAGCCCTTTAAGGCATATATTTCCTTCCAGCGTCATCAGAAGCCAGCGAACAAATCATAGATGACATCGAAACAATTCCAGATCAGACCAAACTGTTTCCGTTCACAGAGAATGAGGCATCAACAAATGGGATTCCACCAGAAGATGAGCAAACCGAAGCTGTGGAGGCAGTAGAGTTAGATCAAGAAGAACCCACAGAGCCTCCGACAGAAGATTGCTGTTCCAGCGATCCACCAGGAGAGGAGGAACCTGTTGAAGAGTCCACAGACCTGATCACTGTTCAGGACAGCTCAGTGGTGGAAGGTTGGTGGCCATCTAATTATCAGTAGGGATGTAGTATGGGGATAAAGATAAGAGATTCTTGGGCACTTTATATTGGATCGATCCTATATGCTTGGGTTCATGAATGCCAATGGAACTTTCAGATCATGTTTATTGCCAtcatgatggcatcatccagaacatAAACTCTGATTATACATATCATTTACACATCACTTGAAGTCACTGATACAGAGAGCTCagagctgaagtcaagctctccccacctcagaatgCCTCCCCTGCTGTGTTAGACACCCCTGTGTTCAGAGGCATAAGTAACTGCCTCttctgaagtctggtgcatgatgtcaatcacagcagaaggGGCGTTCTGAGgtcgggagagcttgacttcagctctgagctctctgcccctgtgactgTATGCAACCAATTAACTTCCCActgcaaagttgattttctggatgacgccaccacactgggcaatgaaagaaacataatttaGAAGCTTGATAACATACAGGCAGTGGTTTATAAGGTCAGTTTTAATGAATTCTGGACGGCAAAAATTTCTTTGAAGATCTGAGCATGCATCAGTTGACTTGCACGAGTTCTGGGTGGTAAAGCCATATCATAGCCGCCAGATAGCAGGTTTACTCTAGAAGATCATGTAATGACACTGTGCGTAACCTGCAGTAGTAAGGAGAGGTCTCATTTCTCCATGGTGTTTGTGTCCAGGTGAGATAGAAGAAGCTGTGGAAGCCAAGATGCATGAAGAGTCTGTGAGCGAGGGACCGGAGACAATAGAGGATGAAAGCGGACACCCGGTGGATGAAGCCGAACCAGAGATGGGTACGTTGATAGGGGAGTGAATGTTTTCTTCTTTGTTACACTGGTGAGACAAACATTAGAGTCCCAGTAATGAGAAGTTCTGTCACTACTGTTCTACTGTTACTTTGCCCCGGTCCTCAGTTATGTAAGGAGATACTCAACCTTACACATATGTCCGCTGTCTACAGACGCACTGGTTTGTTTGTTGGACAATTACAGCAGGTTTATTCAATAGTTGCTTACCTGTATCTATGTATTGTGTTACTTTTTATGACTTTGTTGTTTCCTTTGTAAATTAGTCTTGTCACAATGGGGAAGTAAGTCAAGCAGCTTACATTACCTAGAGGTCAGGCCCCACTACATGTAAGTGCTTCAGTAGTCACGCAAGGGAATGCATCCTCAGCCCATGCTGGTAATATCATGTACCTGAGACACAGAAGCGGAGACACCGAAGCGGACATACAGACGGTTATAGAAGTAGGCGGgatctggatctttatctgcaactatggcctcattcacacgactgtaaTTGGGACAGTGATCTGGCCATTTTCGATCTCCGCCCCCATTAatgtctatggcacccagttacggtgccgtgagcccacaATGGGCGTGAAtaatagtgcagccgtgccacaaaacggttgcgtgtCTGCTGTCTGCAGtctcccccctgcattccaagacaagctcacacagagacacttcctgccggcaagcagcagtgtgaggaggctaaatatacaagctacagattagatctttatagcaggagaAGGAGTTATAACACAGCTGGCAGTGTTTGTAAttgctcagatgtagcagaactgaggtgtgtcattgtgtattataggcatctcatggatcttatgatctcttatctctgatctatctcatctctatttatgtgtTAGATTTTAgttaatgttcagaagctaaacaaaagtgtagataaaccctgataatctaagcaccttgtcagcacacagcatctcatagcacagagggatcatgaagtgtctgcacagCTAGTGCCACCCTCACTGCTAAATCTTACACtggccatcactgagttataggagctaaaacagcaataaaactgaggaaaATTGTTAAgtgaggggttaaaggacatctaccatcaggatgaaggattgaataccaagcacactgacatactggtgtgtgccccctctagcaggatctgctcttctagcatcttaagcccttgtttttatgagaaAAGGTTctgaaaaattatgcaattgagcctgaagggctcgaAACATCTatttaaaaacaagggcttaagaagctaaaagaagagcagatcctgccagatggacacacaccagtatgtcagtgtaccttTAAGgggtttgagaactttctttaataagagaacccctttaactctccccctgcagcctctaaactgaaCTCATCGCAagcaaacatgactcttcttACCTCACTTTCACATGAGTTTGGAGGAAATTTTTTTCGTAGATAAaaggggaattctagaaaggacatttcataccctacctcagtggcctgctagtttaatgggttaaagagtaactgtaaaggttttttgttttccacaaataaatagctcttgggatgtaaaacaactttgcctattatctttattacctatatgcagcaatggctgcttcctctccatgtgctgatcctTGAATCCGTCAGAGAAACAAAGTGTAGACAAGCTACGTTTTCACAGGGGAGGAGCtcatgtgacagtgaatgtagcagatatggatgtgaatgcagatgtctcctgcacagaataatgaggtacaagatctcccctgttctctatcagtccctccatcccagtctctgATTCtaaagaactttctctgtctctctctgcacctcatgctgttcTCTATAGGAAGCCTGAGCCGCAAACACTGGTAGGAATAGAATTTGCTCTGAGTTTTCTAAATACTCCTCACGGATCCATGAAAAACACCTTCCTGTTGATGTGTCAAttgaaaataatggggcacatttacttacccggtccgaggagttcacagaaagtgcactgtccgacgatcatgcactgtgccgcgattcactaagatggtgcgtccgatatcctgcatgtgtcacttccccgctcaggtccgacggagcttcttcctggtgcatgtaagtgcattgtcttgcgatacaatttgcatcttaaatcccgcgctcagtcagaatcagttggatcgtctgacgactcgtcccccgatttctgttgcatgaaagccagcgcagctacaccacaatccgatcgcgggcaacacaatcccagtgcaaacccctgttaaatacctgtcaaagctgcgcaaatcccaaaaaacagCGAACAaaccgatgaaagtgcgatccgcgacccttagtaaatgagccccaatgtgtctttgggggacatgtatcatagttttttttcctaTGGTGTATAAttaagacatttggcagctcttttttgcgccttatattGGATCATGTCTTTTTTCGTGTGATACATAGTTTTTCATATCCTGACAGGtgtaaattttggcttctttttgatattttttgttgaaaatgtctcaaatccacatgaacacaagccaagtgagggggttatatacagaagaggatacaagccatattaGGGGTTTATATGCAGATGAGGATACTAGccatgtggggggttatatacaggagaggacacaagccatgtgagggcgttatatacaggagaggacacaagccatgtaaggggttatatacaggagagcacacaagccatgtgagggagttatatacaggagaggatacaagccatgtggggggttatatacaggagtggatacaagccatgtgagggggttatatacaggagaggacacaagccatgtggggggttatatacaggagtggatacaagccatgtgagggggttatatacaggagaggacacaagccatgtgaggggttatatacaggagaggacacaagccatgtgaggggttatatacaggagaggatacaagccatgtgagggggttatatacagtagaggacacaagccatgtgaggggttatatacaggagaggatacaagccatgtgagggtgttatataaagaagaggatacaagccatgtgaggggttatatataggagaggatacaagccatgtgaggggttatatataggagatgatacaagccatgtgagggggttatatacaggagagaacacaagccatgtgagggggttatatacaggagaggatacaagccatgtgagggggttatatacaggagaggatacaagccatgtgagggggttatatacaggagaggatacaagccatgtgaggggttatatataggagaggatacaagccatgtgagggggttatatacaggagaggatacaagccatgtgaggggttatatacaggagacgacacaagccacgtgagggggttatatacaggagacgacacaagccatgtgagggggttatatacagaagaggatacaagccatgtgaggggttatatacaggagagaacacaagccatgtgagggggttatatacaggagaggatacaagccatgtgagggggttatatacaggagaggatacaagccatgtgagggggttatatacaggagaggatacaagccatgtgagggggttatatacaggagaggatacaagccatgtgaggggttacatacaggagaggatacaagccatgtgaggggttatatataggagaggatacaagccatgtgagggggttatatacagaagaggatacaagccatgtgaggggttatatacaggataggatacaagccatgtgaggggttatatataggagaggatacaagccatgtgagggggttatatacaggagggaacacaagccatgtgaggggttatatacaggagaggatacaagccatgtggggggttatatacaggagtggatacaagccatttgagagggttatatactggagaggacacaagccatgggagggggttatatgcaggagaggatacaagctatgtgagggggttatatacaggagaggatacaagccatgtgagggggttatatgcaggagaggatacaagccatatgggggttatatatagatgaggatacaagccatgtgagggggttatatacagaagaggatacaaggcatgtgaggggttatatacaggagagaacacaagccatgtgagggggttatatacaggagaggataaaagccatgtgcgggggttatatacaggagaggacacaagccatgcaagggggttatatacaggagaggatacaagccatgtgaggagttatatacaggagaggatacaagccatgtgaggagttatatacaggagaggacacaagccatgtgaggagttatatgcaggagtggatacaagccatgtggggggttatatgcaggagagaacacaagccatgtgaggggttatatgcaggagtggatacaagccatgtggggggttatatgcaggagaggacacaagccatgtgagggggttatatgcaggagaggatacaagctatgtggggggttatatacaggagtggatacaagccatgtgagagggttatatactggagaggacacaagccatgggagggggttatatgcaggagaggatacaagccatgtgagggggttatatacaggagacgacacaagctacgtgagggggttatatacagg comes from the Engystomops pustulosus chromosome 5, aEngPut4.maternal, whole genome shotgun sequence genome and includes:
- the ERICH5 gene encoding glutamate-rich protein 5 isoform X1 is translated as MGCSSSTLTHPQGGNRPPAKSLETNGPKKSASSEASEQIIDDIETIPDQTKLFPFTENEASTNGIPPEDEQTEAVEAVELDQEEPTEPPTEDCCSSDPPGEEEPVEESTDLITVQDSSVVEGEIEEAVEAKMHEESVSEGPETIEDESGHPVDEAEPEMETADVEE
- the ERICH5 gene encoding glutamate-rich protein 5 isoform X2; translated protein: MGCSSSTLTHPQGGNRPPAKSLETNGPKKSENEASTNGIPPEDEQTEAVEAVELDQEEPTEPPTEDCCSSDPPGEEEPVEESTDLITVQDSSVVEGEIEEAVEAKMHEESVSEGPETIEDESGHPVDEAEPEMETADVEE
- the ERICH5 gene encoding glutamate-rich protein 5 isoform X3, producing the protein MTSSEASEQIIDDIETIPDQTKLFPFTENEASTNGIPPEDEQTEAVEAVELDQEEPTEPPTEDCCSSDPPGEEEPVEESTDLITVQDSSVVEGEIEEAVEAKMHEESVSEGPETIEDESGHPVDEAEPEMETADVEE